In Phaseolus vulgaris cultivar G19833 chromosome 7, P. vulgaris v2.0, whole genome shotgun sequence, the genomic stretch AATGCAGAAATACGGAAGCTTGAGAGGAGGATAAATGAAATTACTGATAGGATATACAGAGACTTCAGCAAGTCAGTTGGGGTAGCAAACATCCGTGAATATGAAGAAAATCGACTCAAGGCTGCTCAAAATATAGCAGAGGAGAGGCTGAACTTGAGTAGCcaactttcaaaattaaaatatcagtGAGTTCCTTTTCTTTTACTTAAATTACATCTCTTGCTGTCTGTTTGTTGAGATATATGgtgaaaagacaaaaataatctGTGTATTACAACATAtgagcatatatatatatacatataagtCTCAATTATAGAGAAGATACAAAGAGATGGCCAAGGCCTATATATTTAGTTACATTTAACACTCCCCCTTAAGCTGTTGCATACAAATAAACCAGACTTGTTACAAATATAATGAATTCTAGAACCTTGTTTCCATATATAATCTTTTCACGTATAAAGTGACAATCTACCTTAATATATTTAGTCCTCTCTTAATATAGGACAACTTGGTCATCTCAGAAAAGAGTCATTTGTGTGAACTCCCCAAATCAATTCTTTAAGCAACTGTTTGGGCCAAATAAGCTTACATGTGGTAGAGACCATAACTCTATATTATGCTTTTGCATTAGATTTTGCTACTACAATCTGCATCTTGATTTTCCAGGAGATCAAATTGTCCCTTATAAAGACATTATTTGGAGGTGCAAGAGATCCAACCCAACCTGCATCTGAATAACCCATAACACAAGTGTGATTATTGTGACCATAGGGCACCTTTAATATACTTCAGATTGCGAATAATTGTATTCCAATATCCTGTACATGGAGAATGCCAAGATAAGTAACTAGGAGATAATTCAATTTTCCAACTTGTAATTTGTATTTCTCAAGATCAGGAGTGGCTCCTCCCGATTAGGTGGAAGTTTGATATTGTGATCCATGGATGAGTCAATGAGATTGAAATTCGTCCAATTTCATCTAAAATATCCAATGCATACTTCCTTTGGGAAGTGTTGGATTGTGCTACTTAAATCCCCGAGAAATATCTAAGTTTGGCAAGgtattttgtttgaaaatgaCAACATGTGTTGACTGTAAGAAGTTATGATAATCACTACCTGTGAgtacaatgtcatcaacatacatTACCAAGTAGATACATCTAACGACTGTGTGACGATAAAACACTGAATGATAAACCTCACATCGAGTCGTACCAAATTATTGGACAATTTCACTGAATTTGCCAAacaatagggtaaatcccttgtgtctattgaacacatagggttatgtttatataggaaaaagaaacatatgggctaagcccattacataaatatgagatatctaacaatatctcataatatcaaataatatctaataatatctaacactccccctcaagctggtgcatatagatcatatgtacccagcttgttacaaatgtaatcaatcctaggtcctcgtaagggtttagtaaaaatatctgctaattgattatttgaattaacaaactcagtcttgatatctcctgatataatcttttctcgaatgaaatgacaatcaatctcaatatgttttgtcctttcatgaaaaactggatttgagctaatatgaagagcagcctgattatcacatatgagtgtcatttgagtaacctctccaaattgcaattctttaagtaactgtttaagccaaataagctcacaagtagccgaggccatagctctatattctgcttctgcactagatcttgccacaacactttgtttcttgctcttccaagagatcaagttatcaccaatggagacacaataaccagaagttgaccttctatcagatggagatcctgcccaatcagcatctgaataacaaatgactttagtatggttattatgaccatataacaaaccttttccaggagagcctttaatgtacttcactatacgaatgactgctttccaatgatcttcacatggagaattaagaaattgactcaccacactgactgcaaaggaaatatcaggacgagtaacagtgagatagttcaatcttccaactaatctcctgtacttctcaggatccgaaagaggctccccctgattgggtagaagcttgacgttgggatccatgggagtatcaacagatttcgaattcatcaacccaatttcctccaaaatatctaatgcgtattttctttgagagataacaataccagtattggattgtgctacctcaatccccaagaaatatctgagtttgccaagatctttggtctgaaagtgttgacaaaggttTTGAgcatgtgtgtgtatatatatatatatatatatatatatatatatatatatatatatataaagaagatACAAAAGAGATGGGCGCTCATATATTTAGTTACACTTAACTACACGGTTAACTTGACCTACATAATTTACATGCATGGATGCGTTCATGATCTTACATGCAAGTAATATGTTTGTGCATTGCTAAAAGTGTTTTAAATACCGACAACTAGTACATTTCAAAACTACAATCAAATTCGAGGAAACAAAAGATTGATCAAAATGAAAAAGAGGAAAGAGGAAAACTAGAACTTGAGTTCAACCAAGTCTACAATGCCAAGTTCTATTTTTCATTCAGTACTAATTTCTATATAACTGGGAGATAGAAACACTAGTTGGAGGATTATGTGTTGAAGATTAGGTCTGGATAATTGATACAGTGCTTAAGTCTGTAGGTGGTCAGAAAATGTCTGTCCAGGATCTGTTTTACATTAGTAATTCTAGATTCATAATTCTTGTGGTCTGATCCATGGTTCAAATCATGGATTCTGCACTATAGAAGCCTAGAGTAATTTCTTATTTATTGCATCTAAAATAGTAATTCAACTGAAGTTTTTTGTTATGTGAGATTATGGTCATTGTTACATGTACTGTTCTCAATTACCCAAAGTTTCTTTTATTGCATCTCCTTTTATGTTTAGAAGGTTTTCAATTACCTAAGAAAATTGAtagagaaaaaaatcaaaagaaaagaaaacatctGGAGCTTAACTTTCTGTTTTTTTGCCATTTAGCTAGGTACTCTTGAATTGATTTGCATTcgtttgtttgtattttttaaaattattctataGGTTGGAGTATGAGCAAAATCGGGACATGAGTTCACGAATTCTAGAATTGGAAGCTTCTCTAAGTGCTTTAGAGAAAGATTTAAAACGTGTACAGGATAGAGAGGCTGCAGCGAAGTTAGCAGCTGAGAAGGCTACTGAAGAGGTTAATCAGTTAAAGGAAGAAGTTAAAGGTATATTTGATACCTGTGTTTGCTGTATGATATTGATAGAAAACCATGTGGAATTCTTGTTTTTATTTGGATTTGCTATATTTTATTCTCCTTTTGGATTGGGGATGTTGTTGAGGTGAAAGCTTGGTTATCTGGGTAGGCCCTTCGCCATTTTCTATCTGAAATTGATGGGAACACAGACCCACTATTGCTTcattttgtttatgttttcttcTTTTGGAATCTCATTCTTCAACTGTTCTCTTTCTACTCTTGAAGAGTGGAAATCAAAGTCAGAAGATTGTGAAAAGGAAATCCAAGAGTGGAAGAAGAAAGCTTCTGCAGCCACAACAAACATATCCAAACTTAATCGCCTGATACATTCTAAGGTTAGATGTACAATAATTCTTGTCTCTGGTGAAACTTGTAAGCGAAGTGTAGATAGCCAACATCTTTAGTGTGTTTACAGGAGGCACAGATTGACCAGTTGAATGTGCAAAAGCAGGAAATACTAGAAAAGTGTGAACTTGAACAGATTGACCTCCCGATCATACCAGATCCCATGGATACTGATAGCTCGGTACCAGGTCCACATTTTGATTTTGATGAACTAAGTAGGGCACTGAAAGACACGAGACACTCAGACAGGGGTAAAATTGAGGTAGAATTTAAGCAAAACACTGATGCCTTGGTATCTGAGATTGAAAGAACAGCACCAAATTTGAAGGCATTGGATCAATATGAGGCTCTGGTGGAAAAGGAAAGAGCTGTAACCGAGGAGTTTGAAGCTGTCAGGAAAGAGGAGAGGGAAAAAACACAGAGATTCAATGAGGTTAAGCAGAAAAGGTACAAGTTATTTtagtttcattttattattacttgtattttaatattaatacatAGCCAATTGTTTATAGTGTGCATGGTTTTGGTGGATGTATCAAAGGAGTCTTAAAATTACATAAGAAATGATgtcaagaaaataattaaatgactAGTTGTTTGAAATGACTTTTAACAAGTGATTGTATactgataaaatatttaattattattttgttgtaCAACTTTTATAAAGCCACTTTTTGGGTGTACATAGACTAGGGATTAAAGAGTCTTAGGCTGTAGCTGTTCCTTGATCTGTACTCTTCTCATTTTTTCACACATTAAAGGGATTAAAGAGTCTTAGGCTGTAGGTGTTCCTTGATCTGTACTCTTCTCATTTTTTCACACATTAAAATTACATCAGCTGTGAAATATACTCAGTGATTTTACTcatctttaaattcaagttggTATAAGGTCCCGCTTTGTTGCCTGTCCATCTGCTGCAATCCACTGCTAGCTGTTGCCTAGGGGCACCTGGAGGGGTTTGACCCACCCCAAGAAGTTGCATGACCTGAATCCCAGTCACGTATTCTCATGTCTTGTTCTTCAGCAACTTGTCATGCATTGCCCTCTACCTGCCAAAATCTGTTGGACCACCTCCATTAGACTCATCGGCGTCTTTTGGGCTCGTCTTTGCCCTTGGTTCTGGATTTAAACCTACTTGAAGTTTGGGTGAAATTATTAGGCATagtttctctcttttcttcttttttctccCTATAGTTGTGGGTCTATATGTACTTGAAATGACCTCCATAGGTCCTGGCTTTCTTTCTGTTACTAATACCATTGCAACTGCAAAACTCAATTGGAGAAATTACTTGTTATGGTCTGCTTTAGTGGAGTTGTAGTTTCAACCAAGTGTCTATTTTTCTCTATGCTATACCATTTTGTCAAGGTGTATGAGAACATGTGGATTGATGTAAAATTCCATGTGAGCCCAAAATAGTagaaaaatcaaatgaaaaatattCTGCTTTGATCCCGAATGGGACTTCTAGACTGGTTAAAGATTTGATCCACTAATGGGACTTCTTGATTGGTTAAGATTTGATCTTGAATATGATCAAAATCTAGATTCATGGTGCAAAGAATAATGACCATATACAAAATTTTCAACCTCTGCCTGATTTCTTCTAGTGAGTCAGCTTCTAAGAACATTTTTAACTCGTCAACAAATTGACCTTCAACAATGAAAGATTTCATAACATGATCTCTCGGTTTGAGAGATGCCAATTTATGGGAAGAATCATAAAGTTTGTCAATGGCATTTGCGAAGATGCTTCAAGCCTTCTTCCAAAAGGTCAATCTGGTAAGCTTGATGTTTGATAATTCACTTACAAGGTTGGTGATAAGTTTCCTCTGAACATGTATCGTCCTGCATTTCCCGTCAGAATCTCTCTAATGCTCTAATGAAGTACAACCTTTTATTCTTGGGAGTTTTCTTTGCTCTCTATGTTAGAGCTTGTCTTTGAAAATAAAATCTTGTATTGTTGCATTTGATCTGTCTTCTGAAGAAGCTTAAGTGTGATGGATGCAGGTACCAATTGTTCATGGATGCTTTTAACCATATATCTGGTAATATAGATAAAATTTACAAACAACTTACAAAGAGCAATACACATCCACTGGGGGGAACAGCATACCTAAACTTGGAAAATGATGATGATCCATTTCTTCATGGCATCAAGTACACTGCTATGCCCCCAACGAAGCGTTTCCGTGATATGGAGCAGCTATCTGGTGGGGAAAAGACAGTTGCAGCACTTGCATTGCTATTCTCCATCCACAGGTAAGAGTTGTTTGTACAACTTGGATTAGAACATGAATACTTGGTAACTAATGAGTTTgagttttaataataaaaattcatcTAAGCAATATACTGACAGATCTCacataaaactatttttttgagATCTTATGTTCATGTTCCATTGACACTGTTCCCTACTTGCTTCTTGTTTCAGTTATAAGCCTTCACCATTTTTTATATTGGACGAAGTTGATGCTGCGTTAGACAACTTGAATGTTGCCAAGGTTGCTGGCTTTATTCGTTCAAGATCATGCGAAGGGGCAAGGACTAGTCTGGATGCCGATGGGGGAAGTGGTTTTCAGAGTATTGTGATATCACTGAAAGACACTTTTTATGACAAAGCTGAAGCGTTAGTTGGGGTTTACAGAGATTCTGACAGAAGGTAAATTTCTTGATATaaatattgatttaaaaaaaattttcaTTGTGTTGATGGCGGATATACTAACATGGTTTACGCCTTATGCAATGATTTTGCCTTTTGCAGCTGTTCGAGAACCCTCACATTTGATCTGACTAAATACCGGGAGTCCTAATATTCTTCCATAGGGGGTAGCTGAAAGCTGCCTGCTATGTACATAGCAGTCAGAGCTTGGTTGcatttttatttcttctcttaAGGTGGCCAAACTTATTTGTGTATCTGCTTTGggttcttttttaaaattattgtaaatagGATTTCATTACTTTTTATGTAGAATACAGTAGCTAGATGTCCTAATTTTCCatcttgaattattttttattcactaAGCTTTTTTCTCTGACTTGACTTTTGCTTTCTTGTATGTGTGATGTGTACAGCCCTCGTAAAACTCAAATGACCATAAGAACTGAAGCACCTTCATTAACAAAATGAAAGAAGAGGCGAAGTTTGTGAAGTAATTTTGCGAAGAAACACAATTATCGAGGGTAGCGTAAGAGTACAGTAATGTTAATGTTGATCACTTGtacaagttttttatttttaaaatattagttattttgATAACATAGTAAGTAACTGCGAGCAACAATTTAAAGTTGAAACATGTGACGATGGggttaactattttatttatttgtcctTTGTTTTAAAACGTGAAGTTTTGgtcttttattttctaaacCGTATCACAATAAACTCCTCTACTAGCACTGGGAAGAAGTTAACGGTTATGTTGTTAGTGGTGGTTCGTTTTGACCACCGTAATATCTAATTTATAGGGTTCGTTTTGACCGTTAAATCTAGTTAGTGGTGGTTTTGACTATCATACTTGTTCAATCTGATTTCCACCACCATCaaacctttttctttttttgaagaGACAGTTTCGACAGTCAGTTACTGACACTTCAAACctcttaaaataattatcaaagACCCACACGCTATTTCGTTATAAATATTACAGGTTGTATTGGGAACGTTCCCTATAAATTACTCAGTTTTATTAAAATGCCAATAAGGAAATTAACGCagttaatttgaaaaaattaaacagtGGAAACGATCGTTAGTGCACCCGTTCTCTAACTGCTTTAGCACCCTCCCAATGCATTCTGGAGTGCCTTTTTAACATGTTTATGACAATTTGATCTATACTCTTGGAAGGTTcctttaaaaaaagaaaaagaaaatgatttaCTCAATTTTTAACCCCATTGTTCACGGCTAGatcatgaaattgtttttcatataatactttttataattttcattagAAGAACTATCTTATTTTTACCTTTATTGTTTTTTGTTCATATCTCCTTGtcgtcattttttttataaagatattATACAAATGCAATTGGTTAGTTTGtgatatatgttttattttatttaaataaagtttCACTTGACTCTGCACATGAAAAGGCTAGCCCAGGATCACACTAAGGGTACCCAATATTTAATGGCCACACtagattttatatatttgaacaTTTGGTTCGCAGGCCGTGAAGGTCTCACTCAATTAGGAATGTTAGACACTACTCACTGATGTGGCGCATGGTTGAATTGAAATGGAAGCTTGTCCCTGTTATTTGAATTTCTTGAGGCAGATTTTGAGATTGTAAATAATAGGAGAAATGGTTGCGATTATAACGAAGTTGGTGTAGATTGATTTATGTTGCATGAAAAGAGCGTTGCATGCCAATTTGGTTTACATAACCCAAATTAAAACATCATTGTTTGTCAAGTGATCTATATTTGGTGACTCAACTAACTAACGGTTGAGAATGGTCAATTGAGAGCATTGATCCATCATCTCTCAACATTATTATTGAGTTGCAACAAACAAGGCCTTCATGCGTATGCATGTACGTAATGTAAGGCCACCTTTCCTCTTCCCTCTCCACCCCCTCCCTCCGCCAAACGCTCCAATCAAGGAGGAGGATCGGTACATCCGGAGAAGAATATCAACTTTTGAGTCGCGGCCATGAACAGCATGGATGAATGTTGCAATGATGAAAATGGGAAAATCGCTCTCGGGGTGCCCCTCATTTACCATTTCCGCGAGAACAATAATGAGCAAAGTCTGAAGGTCGAAGACCTCCAAGAATATCATGATTGtgaagatgatgaagatgatgatgatgatctTGAAGTCTCATCTTTAGGAGATGGGACCCAAAGTCCTGCTGAGGTTAAACTCAAGATAAAGAAGTCATTGCTGGAATTACGTTGCAAGATTGAAAATGCCATTCTTGGCAACTTTTTGTTAGGGGAACCCGATAAGGATCTTGCACCAGAAGACGTGGCAGTGTCGAGGGAACAGCTGAGAGAGATTTCTATCTGGGGTGTCCCTTTGTTGCCCAGCAAGGCTCATGAGGGCACTGATGTTGTTTTGAGGAAGTTCTTGAAGGCCAAAGATTTCAAGGTCAATGAGGCCTTTGACATGCTACAGAAGACCCTCATATGGCGACGTGAAAACAACATTGATGGGATCACTGAGGAAGATTTGGGTTCTGAGTGTGGAAATGCAGGATTTTTGTGCAGTAAGGATAGGGAGGGTCGTCCTGTGTGTTACCAAGTTTGTGGGGTTTTCAAAGACAGGCGCGTCTACAAGAAGACCTTTGGATCAAATAACAGGTGTGACAAGTATTTGCGGTGGAAAATTCAACTGGTTGAAAAAGCTGTGAAGAAGCTAAACTTTAGAGAAGGAGGGGTAGATTCCATAATTCAGGTTTTTGATTTGAAGAACACACCAATGCAAGGAACCAAGGAGCTCAACTCACTCAGCAAAAAAGCTCTAATATTGTTTCAGAATTACTATCCTGAGATCATTCACAAAATCGTGAGTTCATAAAAGTATAATACAGACTATTATGGCTTCAATTGCTCattgtttttatttcatttgCAGATCATAATATATGCTCCATTTTGGTTCTACACGTCCCAAGTGCTATTCTCAAGATTCATGAACCAGAGAAATAAAAAGAAGTTCATCTTAGCTAGGCCACAGAAGGTCACACAGACCCTTCTCAAGTGAGTGTGCTTAACACGAGCCTTAGTGTCTCATTCTCTGTCTCTTATCTTATTCAaccacattttttttaacattgtgATTTTTAAAGGTGCATAGCCCCAGAACATCTTCCATGTGAATATGGCGGTCTCAGGAGGAACAACGATGAAGAGTTCTCGCCTTCTGATAAGGCCACAGAGCttaaaataaaaggaaatacTGTTTCCAAAGTTGAATTTCCAGTGGCAGAGGTACACAGCATGaaatttttgtcatttttgttTGTTTCAAATTGAATGCACATGCACATAAAAATTTCATTGATCATTAACCATGTTAGAATTTGCTCCATTGTAATTTGATTTTGGGATGTGTCTAGCTTGGAGTGACACTAATGTGGGATGTAACTGTGGTGGGATGGGATGTGTGCTACAAGGAAGAGTTCATTCCAGATGATGAAGGCTCGTACAGTGTATTACTGCAAAACCAAAACGTAGAGGGTAGCAGCACTAGAAACTCCTTTTACATCAGTGAACCTGGGAAGATAGTGATAACAGTTGAAAATGGGACATACAAGAAGAGAAAAATGTTCTATAGATCTAAAGCCAGAACCACGGTTCCCATGTTCATCTTGTTATAGTAGTAAATGGCCTCCAAGCTTCATTTGATATGAAGATATTGTACATTCACACTCTGTTTCCAACATCAAATTGCTGGCAGAATAGACCCTTTTACTCTCTGCTAAAGATTCAAAGATTCTATCTAGTTCACGGCTACTACCATTCATTCTGTACACATCCATATCTTTCTAATTCTTTTTCAACACTTCCAACCCAAAGCCATGCCATGAATTATTGGAACAAAAATTTTCCCAGTTATTGATAGTTGCATGATTTAACCAATTTGAATATCTGCTAAATAAAGCAAGTTATATAAGTTAAATTAagtcatatattaataaaataatattgttttttgTAAACTCATTTAAACTGCGAACTAAGTAGAATGATTAAAATTGGTCCACTTTAACATAAGTTAGACTTGTTTTGCCCATTCTAGTCATGAAGATGAATCACCCTGATTAAAAAGTTCATGTATGTATGTAATGACAAAAGGCTTGATAAAATTTGATCTGACCAGAGGTtctcaaaattttgaaaattgaaatatggattaatacattttttttttaatttaaccgcattattttaaataaataatgaatattaaataagataaaaattattttgaaaaattatttttatttagaatttaacaTATTTTGATCCAGTAATTTGTATTTTCATTGTTTACACTTTGATGTCCTAATGACTATCATTAGTACTTTCTGAAATGTGCAGACATACATAATTTACTTTGAGTGTCTTAAATATTAGGagtattgatataaaaaaagaGTTATTATAGAAAGATAAGATTAGCTGGACTTTTTACTTCATTAACATCgtgatataaaatattttttactttttgcttttttttattgataataagttttgtttttgaaaatcatggCTTAATTTATAAGACTCGGGGCATAAGCTTGCTTTTTCAACATGTAATTATTATTTGGTATTCTTTTCATTTACCACTCATGAGATTTCTGATCCCAGTATCCACAATATTTTTAAGGTTTATGAGATTTAATTTAATCCAATTTGAAATATGAATTACTAATTTACTTTCACTGAACCAAATTGTTACATGATCCCGTAATACGTCTACATGAATAAGAAAAACCAACCACTCAACATATCCATAATAAAATAGAAGATCCAAACTAAGcctaaaaaatattcatattataataagaaATGTAAGAGTATGTCATATAGacaaatttcataataaaatttagtCTCAAATTTTGTTACctattatatgtatttataccttcattttattttatcatagtGAATACATAAATTCATCAATACCAAATATTCCTCCATAAAAAATCAGAAGCTATAATGTATATGTTAAACCTAACCATTcttcaaaacaatatttttaaacacatttttattatcttaaattttttattaaaatatcattcCTCATccttttatataattatgaaagttatatttttcatatgaaaattttatacaccatttgtataaaataatattatacatattaatattattatttacataaattataaagtaatatttttttaaaatccatatacaaacataaaaaatttattaacaattaaatacacaattttaattcatttcaaatgtaattaataatctatatgttaatattaattatttagaaagatataaaaaaaattaattacacaacttcaattaaaaaaattaaactaatcaTCTTAACACGTTCACCAGTCAACTTAAAGTGTAAAAAGTCCTGTTAccttaacaaatttttttaaaattattgtatcAAGTTCTCACAAGTAACTCCAAATTTGTAATTTTCCAAAAATACAACCTATT encodes the following:
- the LOC137828221 gene encoding patellin-4-like codes for the protein MNSMDECCNDENGKIALGVPLIYHFRENNNEQSLKVEDLQEYHDCEDDEDDDDDLEVSSLGDGTQSPAEVKLKIKKSLLELRCKIENAILGNFLLGEPDKDLAPEDVAVSREQLREISIWGVPLLPSKAHEGTDVVLRKFLKAKDFKVNEAFDMLQKTLIWRRENNIDGITEEDLGSECGNAGFLCSKDREGRPVCYQVCGVFKDRRVYKKTFGSNNRCDKYLRWKIQLVEKAVKKLNFREGGVDSIIQVFDLKNTPMQGTKELNSLSKKALILFQNYYPEIIHKIIIIYAPFWFYTSQVLFSRFMNQRNKKKFILARPQKVTQTLLKCIAPEHLPCEYGGLRRNNDEEFSPSDKATELKIKGNTVSKVEFPVAELGVTLMWDVTVVGWDVCYKEEFIPDDEGSYSVLLQNQNVEGSSTRNSFYISEPGKIVITVENGTYKKRKMFYRSKARTTVPMFILL